In the genome of Streptomyces sp. ITFR-21, one region contains:
- a CDS encoding WhiB family transcriptional regulator yields MSDCPAVEEEMSMARRPRPAPDNLPRPYHWSEDAACSGVDTERFFPVGAEGVPTKLEAEYAKALCVPCPVRSACLAHALTRPEHFGVWGGMDEGERAELLRSARRAAERERRREREHAAASA; encoded by the coding sequence GTGTCCGACTGCCCGGCTGTCGAGGAGGAGATGAGCATGGCCAGGCGCCCCCGGCCCGCACCGGACAACCTGCCCCGTCCGTACCACTGGTCCGAAGACGCCGCCTGTTCCGGCGTCGACACAGAGAGGTTCTTCCCGGTCGGCGCCGAGGGGGTGCCGACCAAGCTGGAGGCCGAGTACGCGAAGGCGCTGTGCGTACCGTGCCCGGTTCGCTCGGCCTGCCTCGCCCACGCCCTCACGCGCCCGGAGCACTTCGGGGTGTGGGGCGGCATGGACGAGGGCGAGCGGGCCGAACTGCTGCGGTCGGCCCGGCGGGCAGCGGAGCGCGAGCGCAGGCGGGAGCGGGAACATGCCGCCGCGTCGGCTTAG